Proteins from a genomic interval of Pseudomonas anuradhapurensis:
- a CDS encoding DUF1329 domain-containing protein produces MNKTRSLLQAGVLGLSLLATSVMAAVSADEAAKLGSTLTPMGAEKAGNADGSIGPWEPLAKSAGSADGKGFLSDPYGSEKPLFTITAQNAEQYKDKLSPGQLAMLKRYPDTFKLPVYKTHRGATVPADVFAAIKENATKTTLVEGGNGLSNFRTAVPFPVPKSGLEVIWNHITRYRGGSVSRLVTQATPQQNGSFNPVYFSDQFVFRDKMKDYDPNNPGNILFYFKQEVTAPARLAGTVLLVHETLDQVKEPRKAWIYNAGQRRVRQAPQVSYDGPGTAADGLRTSDNLDMFNGAPDRYDWKLEGKKELYIASNAFKLDDPKLKYTDIIKAGHINQDLTRYELRRVWHVVATLKPGQRHIYAKRDFYIDEDTWQAAVIDQYDGRGQLWRVSEAHAQPYYNVEVPWYTLEAIYDLQSGRYLALGMKNEEKRAYDFGFSASKADFQPAALRQSGIR; encoded by the coding sequence ATGAACAAGACCAGAAGTCTGCTGCAGGCCGGTGTACTGGGCCTGTCCCTGCTGGCCACCAGCGTCATGGCTGCGGTATCCGCCGACGAGGCAGCCAAGCTGGGCAGTACCCTGACCCCGATGGGGGCCGAAAAGGCCGGTAACGCCGATGGCTCGATCGGCCCATGGGAGCCGCTGGCGAAGAGCGCCGGCAGCGCCGACGGCAAGGGCTTCCTGTCCGACCCGTACGGCAGTGAAAAACCGCTGTTCACCATCACCGCGCAGAATGCCGAGCAGTACAAGGACAAGCTGTCGCCGGGCCAGCTGGCCATGCTCAAGCGCTACCCGGACACCTTCAAGCTTCCGGTATACAAGACCCATCGCGGTGCCACGGTACCGGCCGATGTGTTCGCCGCCATCAAGGAAAACGCCACCAAGACCACCCTGGTCGAAGGCGGCAACGGCCTGAGCAACTTCCGCACCGCCGTACCGTTCCCAGTCCCGAAAAGCGGCCTGGAAGTGATCTGGAACCATATCACCCGCTACCGCGGCGGCAGCGTCAGCCGCCTGGTGACCCAGGCCACGCCGCAGCAGAACGGGTCTTTCAACCCTGTGTACTTTTCCGACCAGTTCGTCTTCCGCGACAAGATGAAGGACTACGACCCGAACAACCCGGGCAACATCCTGTTCTACTTCAAGCAGGAAGTGACCGCGCCTGCGCGCCTGGCCGGTACCGTGCTGCTGGTACACGAAACCCTCGACCAGGTGAAGGAACCGCGCAAGGCGTGGATCTACAACGCTGGCCAGCGCCGCGTGCGCCAGGCCCCGCAAGTGTCGTATGACGGCCCGGGTACCGCCGCCGACGGCCTGCGCACCTCGGACAACCTGGACATGTTCAACGGCGCCCCGGACCGCTATGACTGGAAGCTCGAAGGCAAGAAGGAGCTGTATATCGCTTCCAACGCCTTCAAGCTCGACGACCCCAAGCTCAAGTACACCGACATCATCAAGGCCGGCCACATCAACCAGGACCTGACCCGTTACGAGTTGCGCCGTGTGTGGCACGTGGTCGCCACCTTGAAGCCGGGCCAGCGGCACATCTACGCCAAGCGTGACTTCTACATCGACGAAGACACCTGGCAGGCAGCGGTGATCGACCAGTATGACGGCCGTGGCCAGCTGTGGCGGGTGTCCGAGGCACATGCCCAGCCGTACTACAACGTGGAAGTGCCGTGGTACACCCTGGAGGCGATCTACGACCTGCAGTCGGGCCGTTACCTGGCCCTGGGCATGAAGAACGAAGAGAAGCGCGCCTACGACTTCGGCTTCAGCGCCAGCAAGGCGGATTTCCAGCCTGCGGCACTGCGCCAGTCGGGCATTCGCTAG
- a CDS encoding LuxR C-terminal-related transcriptional regulator translates to MTDLSRTHGFTSQALGLLDGRFFRPPLPDGHVPRLRLCQRLQAGLGGRLLLVNAPAGFGKSSLAIEFCEALPEHWRSLWLGLSQRDADPGRFLERLLEGLQQYCPALGGQAMGLLKMRQRHQPFAFEEWLDGLLDELAQYLQTDTPLLLVLDDYHLAQGPVLDRCLQFFLNHLPPGLVLLVTSRQRPDWHLARLRLSRQLVELNEQDLRLTAEESLAVIGRQPTGLRGQALDNLIQRSDGWVAGLRFWQLAASESADEQALPQALHGGEGLIRDYLLEEVIDRLPADVQAFLYDTACQERFCAPLCDAVRGRHDSAAILRFLQAHQVFLVPLDEHGHWFRYHHLFSDLLRSRQASQPLAALQLRACRWFESQGLLDEAVEQALRAGHLDVAANLVQSLSEEQLLAEQNVGMLLRWKMDLPDSLLISTPRLIVLYSWALGLACQLDAAEELAGYLSRFLPAPSATAQKSMLAQWLALSGVIARGRGNRERTLAYCSEALQSLPNKRYGQRLVCLSTLSNLAIADGDFWRSRGWNREALELAQRVGNPLFEALAHYDRARVLHARGEVLRALDEVRQGLQRLQGLSAQRLYAVRARLTLYEGYLLVSRLQPAQGRARLRAGLGEARACRDISVLIGHCVIATLDGREGHFAEAFAELAEAERLMHIWDVPPVYYLAMITLVKCELWLAQGRMDLAESWLLRLGQTYGGEHPAAAPEFHPLLPLHIALQQALLERTQSRGDAAEQRLAGLVERGQASGGMLLAVNALCQWLALLLGEGREGQAAQLLPRLLEAARGGVLQPFQPLLEQHPQWLHEHLQASAACPVQAELLKRLPQMPCSGSGEALSGRELAVLELIAQGCSNQQISERLFISLHTVKTHASHINSKLGVERRTQAVAKAKTLGLLA, encoded by the coding sequence ATGACAGATCTGTCCCGTACGCATGGATTCACCAGCCAGGCCCTGGGCCTGCTGGACGGGCGTTTCTTCCGGCCGCCCTTGCCGGACGGCCATGTCCCGCGCCTGCGCCTGTGCCAGCGGCTGCAGGCCGGCCTCGGCGGGCGGCTGCTGCTGGTCAACGCCCCCGCAGGGTTCGGCAAAAGCTCGCTGGCCATCGAATTTTGCGAAGCGCTACCCGAACACTGGCGCAGCCTGTGGCTGGGCCTGAGCCAGCGCGATGCCGACCCTGGCCGCTTCCTCGAGCGCCTGCTCGAAGGCCTGCAGCAGTATTGCCCAGCGCTGGGCGGCCAGGCCATGGGCCTGCTGAAAATGCGCCAGCGCCACCAGCCATTCGCCTTCGAGGAATGGCTCGATGGCCTGCTCGACGAGCTGGCGCAGTACCTGCAAACCGATACGCCGCTGTTGCTGGTGCTGGATGACTATCACCTGGCCCAAGGGCCGGTGCTCGACCGTTGCCTGCAGTTCTTTCTCAATCACCTGCCGCCCGGCCTGGTGCTGCTGGTCACCAGCCGCCAGCGCCCGGACTGGCACCTGGCGCGCCTGCGCCTGTCGCGGCAGCTGGTCGAACTCAATGAGCAGGACCTGCGGCTGACCGCCGAAGAGTCACTGGCGGTGATCGGCCGCCAACCCACCGGCCTGCGTGGCCAGGCGCTGGACAACCTGATCCAGCGCAGCGACGGCTGGGTGGCCGGGTTGCGCTTCTGGCAGCTGGCGGCCAGCGAGTCCGCTGACGAGCAGGCCTTGCCCCAGGCTTTGCATGGCGGCGAAGGCTTGATCCGCGATTACCTGCTGGAAGAAGTCATCGACAGGCTACCGGCCGACGTGCAGGCCTTCCTCTACGACACCGCCTGCCAGGAGCGCTTCTGCGCCCCGTTGTGCGATGCCGTGCGTGGTCGCCACGACAGTGCCGCGATCCTGCGCTTCCTGCAGGCGCACCAGGTGTTCCTGGTACCGCTGGACGAGCATGGCCACTGGTTTCGCTACCACCACCTGTTCTCCGACCTGTTGCGCAGCCGCCAGGCCAGCCAGCCGCTGGCAGCGCTGCAGTTGCGCGCCTGCCGCTGGTTCGAAAGCCAGGGCCTGCTGGACGAGGCGGTGGAACAAGCCCTGCGTGCCGGCCACCTGGATGTCGCCGCCAACCTGGTGCAGAGCTTGTCCGAGGAACAATTGCTGGCCGAACAGAACGTCGGCATGTTGCTGCGCTGGAAGATGGACCTGCCCGACAGCCTGCTGATCAGCACGCCGCGGCTGATCGTGCTGTACAGCTGGGCGTTGGGCCTGGCCTGCCAACTGGACGCGGCCGAGGAGCTGGCAGGCTACCTCAGCCGCTTCCTGCCGGCGCCTTCGGCGACCGCGCAAAAGTCCATGCTGGCGCAGTGGCTGGCGCTCAGTGGTGTGATCGCCCGGGGCCGTGGCAACCGCGAACGCACCCTGGCCTATTGCAGTGAAGCCCTGCAAAGCCTGCCGAACAAGCGTTATGGCCAGCGCCTGGTGTGCCTGTCGACATTGTCCAACCTGGCGATTGCCGATGGCGACTTCTGGCGCTCGCGGGGCTGGAACCGCGAGGCCCTGGAGCTGGCGCAGCGGGTCGGCAACCCGTTGTTCGAGGCCCTGGCCCATTACGACCGCGCACGCGTCCTGCACGCGCGTGGCGAGGTGCTGCGGGCACTGGACGAAGTGCGCCAGGGGCTGCAACGCCTGCAAGGGCTGTCGGCGCAGCGCCTGTATGCCGTGCGCGCGCGCCTGACCTTGTACGAAGGCTACCTGCTGGTCTCGCGCCTGCAACCGGCCCAGGGCCGTGCCCGCTTGCGTGCGGGGCTGGGCGAGGCACGGGCGTGCCGTGACATCAGCGTGCTCATCGGCCACTGCGTGATTGCCACCCTGGATGGCCGCGAAGGGCATTTTGCCGAGGCCTTTGCCGAACTGGCCGAGGCCGAGCGGCTGATGCACATCTGGGACGTCCCGCCGGTCTACTACCTGGCCATGATCACCCTGGTCAAATGCGAGTTGTGGCTGGCCCAGGGGCGCATGGACCTGGCCGAATCCTGGCTGCTGCGCCTGGGCCAGACCTATGGCGGCGAACACCCGGCGGCGGCGCCGGAATTCCACCCGTTGCTGCCGCTGCACATTGCCTTGCAACAGGCGCTGCTGGAGCGCACCCAGTCGCGTGGCGACGCTGCGGAGCAACGCCTGGCCGGCCTGGTCGAGCGCGGCCAGGCCAGTGGCGGCATGCTGCTGGCCGTCAACGCCCTGTGCCAGTGGCTTGCCTTGTTGTTGGGCGAAGGCCGGGAAGGGCAGGCCGCCCAGTTGCTGCCCAGGCTGCTGGAAGCTGCCCGTGGCGGCGTGCTGCAACCGTTTCAGCCGTTGCTGGAGCAGCACCCGCAGTGGCTTCACGAGCACTTGCAGGCAAGCGCCGCTTGCCCGGTGCAGGCCGAGCTGCTCAAGCGCCTGCCGCAGATGCCCTGCAGCGGCAGCGGCGAAGCGCTGAGCGGCCGTGAGCTGGCGGTGCTGGAGCTGATTGCCCAAGGCTGTTCCAACCAGCAGATCAGCGAGCGGCTGTTCATTTCCCTGCACACGGTAAAAACCCACGCCAGCCATATCAACAGCAAGCTGGGGGTAGAGCGGCGTACCCAGGCGGTGGCCAAGGCCAAAACCCTGGGGCTGCTGGCCTGA
- a CDS encoding response regulator: protein MLQYGQKSFLIVDDFTDFRTSTRSMLRELGVRDVDTADSGEQALRMCAQKRYDVILQDFHLGDGKKNGQQVLEDLILDKHISHECIFIMVTAESSQAIVLSAIEHEPDAYLTKPFNRVGLAQRVEKLYQRKNLLKPILQALDRDRPAEVLAACAELCKRDPRLAPLCLRYRADALRNLNRFEELEKFLKAILASRPQPWVYAALGSLMHKRGQNAQAQGVYEQALKAFPIMPSLYDGMAEVLVAQGETRRAQSMLEEAVRLSPLSVRRQSTLGKLALENDDFESASKAFRHAVNQGQSSRYKDPENNLGLVQSLMNKNSGFGLDARTRVEINATLSEVAKDNPEDQGLQVRARMMKAASLQQAGDPETAAKLTEQAIQRLDKMNQFFSVDSALTVAAQLQAMGQEAAAAGVLKGCVESYGDDPKVMEKVGKLTSDPGVLNAITEAVSLNRQGVRSYQEGQLGEALQLFRKALGLQPKNISIALNTAQALLRIGGENPQPAIMQECRDALTSVAGIPASDNRYDRYRKLHIRVFGA, encoded by the coding sequence ATGCTGCAGTACGGGCAAAAGAGCTTTCTGATCGTCGACGACTTTACCGACTTTCGCACGTCGACCCGGTCCATGCTGCGCGAGCTGGGTGTGCGTGACGTGGACACCGCCGACAGCGGCGAGCAGGCGCTGCGCATGTGCGCGCAGAAGCGTTATGACGTGATCCTGCAGGACTTCCACCTGGGCGACGGCAAGAAGAATGGCCAGCAGGTGCTCGAAGACCTGATCCTCGACAAGCACATCAGCCATGAGTGCATATTCATCATGGTCACGGCCGAGAGCAGCCAGGCCATTGTCCTCAGCGCCATCGAGCACGAGCCCGATGCCTACCTGACCAAGCCGTTCAACCGGGTTGGCCTGGCCCAGCGCGTCGAGAAGCTGTACCAGCGCAAGAACCTGCTGAAGCCGATCCTGCAGGCCCTGGACCGCGATCGCCCGGCCGAAGTGCTGGCTGCCTGCGCCGAGCTGTGCAAGCGCGACCCGCGCCTGGCGCCGCTGTGCCTGCGCTATCGGGCCGATGCCCTGCGCAATCTCAATCGCTTCGAGGAACTGGAGAAATTCCTCAAGGCCATCCTCGCCAGCCGCCCGCAGCCGTGGGTGTACGCGGCCCTGGGCAGCCTGATGCACAAGCGTGGCCAGAATGCCCAGGCCCAGGGGGTGTACGAGCAGGCGCTCAAGGCCTTCCCGATCATGCCAAGCCTGTACGATGGCATGGCCGAGGTGCTGGTGGCCCAGGGCGAAACCAGGCGTGCGCAGAGCATGCTCGAAGAAGCCGTGCGGCTGTCACCGTTGTCGGTGCGCCGGCAGTCGACGCTGGGCAAGCTGGCATTGGAAAACGACGACTTCGAGAGCGCCTCGAAGGCGTTTCGCCATGCGGTGAACCAGGGCCAGAGCTCGCGCTACAAGGACCCCGAGAACAACCTTGGCCTGGTGCAGTCGCTGATGAACAAGAATTCCGGTTTTGGCCTGGATGCACGCACCCGGGTCGAGATCAACGCCACGCTCAGCGAGGTGGCCAAGGACAACCCCGAGGACCAGGGGTTGCAGGTGCGCGCGCGCATGATGAAGGCCGCCAGCCTGCAGCAGGCCGGCGACCCGGAAACCGCGGCCAAACTGACCGAGCAGGCTATCCAGCGCCTGGACAAGATGAACCAGTTCTTCTCGGTCGATTCGGCCCTGACCGTCGCCGCACAGTTGCAGGCCATGGGCCAGGAAGCCGCCGCCGCCGGTGTGCTGAAGGGCTGTGTGGAAAGCTACGGTGATGACCCCAAGGTCATGGAAAAGGTGGGCAAGCTGACCAGCGACCCGGGCGTGCTCAATGCCATTACCGAAGCCGTCAGCCTCAATCGCCAAGGCGTGCGCAGTTACCAGGAGGGGCAGCTTGGCGAGGCGTTGCAGCTGTTCCGCAAGGCGTTGGGCTTGCAGCCGAAAAACATCAGTATCGCCCTGAACACCGCCCAGGCGCTGCTGCGCATCGGCGGTGAGAACCCCCAGCCAGCGATCATGCAGGAATGCCGCGACGCCCTGACCAGCGTGGCCGGCATCCCCGCCAGCGACAACCGTTACGACCGTTACCGCAAATTGCACATTCGGGTGTTCGGCGCATGA
- a CDS encoding sensor histidine kinase, which produces MNQDNQGLDFSTVIASTVHDLKNSLSALIQAHNQWMERLPEELRGGTEQGVMEHEFRHLNGMLVQLLGLYKLGVNQLPVCPDYHELDDFIEAQLAAHEEVLRHKDILATWRVDTDNPLGFFDRELVASVVANVITNATRFAAHALLITIEEADNQLAICVNDDGPGYPQRMLERQEEFIQGIDSTSGSTGLGLYFAARIAALHESGGVRGRIEIANGGALGGGLFKLFLP; this is translated from the coding sequence ATGAATCAAGACAATCAAGGGCTGGATTTTTCCACGGTGATCGCCTCCACCGTGCATGACCTGAAGAATTCCCTGTCGGCGCTGATCCAGGCCCACAACCAGTGGATGGAGCGTTTGCCCGAAGAACTGCGCGGTGGTACCGAGCAGGGGGTGATGGAACATGAGTTTCGCCACCTCAACGGCATGCTGGTGCAGCTGTTGGGGTTGTACAAACTGGGCGTCAACCAGCTGCCGGTATGCCCGGACTACCACGAGCTGGACGACTTCATCGAAGCCCAATTGGCCGCCCACGAGGAAGTGCTCAGGCACAAGGACATCCTCGCCACCTGGCGCGTCGACACCGACAACCCACTGGGCTTCTTCGACCGCGAGCTGGTGGCCTCGGTGGTCGCCAACGTCATCACCAACGCCACTCGCTTTGCCGCGCATGCCTTGCTGATCACCATCGAGGAAGCCGACAACCAGCTGGCCATCTGCGTCAACGATGACGGGCCAGGTTATCCACAGCGCATGCTCGAACGCCAGGAAGAATTCATCCAGGGCATCGATTCGACCAGCGGCAGTACCGGCCTTGGCCTTTACTTTGCCGCACGCATCGCGGCGTTACATGAAAGCGGCGGGGTGCGCGGGCGCATCGAGATCGCCAATGGCGGGGCGCTCGGCGGGGGGCTGTTCAAGCTGTTCTTGCCTTGA
- a CDS encoding MBL fold metallo-hydrolase, whose product MHSPSPALIRETFPVGPLQCNCTLIGDPLSKKAIVVDPGGDPEKILARLQAHGLTLVSIIHTHAHFDHFLASGKLKALTGATLHLHKDDQALWDNLEMQCQMFGVPYTPVPAPDRWLNDDEELACGCGVALHTPGHTPGSMSFWFADAKLLIAGDTLFRRGIGRTDLWGGDQRAIVRSIRERLYRLDEEAIVVTGHGPDTRLGDEMRENPFVRA is encoded by the coding sequence ATGCATAGTCCATCGCCAGCGCTTATTCGCGAAACCTTCCCCGTAGGCCCCTTGCAATGCAATTGCACCCTGATTGGCGACCCGCTGAGCAAGAAGGCCATCGTCGTCGACCCGGGCGGTGACCCGGAGAAGATCCTGGCCCGCCTGCAGGCCCATGGCCTGACGCTGGTGAGCATCATCCATACCCACGCGCACTTCGATCACTTCCTGGCCTCTGGCAAGCTCAAGGCGCTGACCGGTGCCACCCTGCACCTGCACAAGGACGACCAGGCGTTGTGGGACAACCTGGAGATGCAGTGCCAGATGTTCGGCGTGCCATATACCCCGGTACCTGCGCCAGACCGCTGGCTGAATGACGACGAAGAGCTGGCCTGCGGCTGCGGCGTGGCCCTGCATACCCCAGGCCACACGCCGGGCTCGATGAGTTTCTGGTTTGCCGATGCCAAGCTGCTGATCGCCGGCGACACCCTGTTCCGTCGCGGTATTGGCCGCACCGATTTGTGGGGCGGCGACCAGCGGGCTATCGTGCGTTCGATCCGGGAGCGGCTTTACCGGCTGGATGAAGAGGCCATCGTGGTGACCGGCCATGGGCCTGATACCCGGCTGGGTGACGAGATGCGCGAAAACCCCTTCGTGCGGGCCTGA
- a CDS encoding OmpA family protein, producing MFTMRRLIIVATAAALMTGCAGQNPYDSQGQAQGSTGMSKTAKYGGLGALAGAIAGAAIDHNNRGKGALIGAAAVGAAAAGYGYYADKQEAELRAQMANTGVEVQRQGDQIKLIMPGNITFATDSANIAPSFYSPLNNLANSFKQFNQNTIEVVGFTDSTGSRQHNMDLSQRRAQAVSTYLTSQGVDASRISVRGMGPDQPIASNADANGRAQNRRVEVNLKPIPGQQYDQQGQVQQYP from the coding sequence ATGTTCACCATGCGTCGTCTGATTATCGTCGCAACCGCCGCTGCCCTGATGACCGGCTGTGCCGGCCAGAACCCGTATGACAGCCAGGGTCAGGCGCAGGGCTCCACAGGGATGAGCAAGACCGCCAAGTACGGTGGCCTGGGCGCGCTGGCCGGCGCTATTGCCGGTGCCGCCATCGACCACAACAACCGCGGCAAGGGTGCGCTGATCGGCGCCGCCGCCGTGGGTGCCGCCGCCGCCGGTTATGGCTACTACGCCGACAAGCAGGAAGCCGAGCTGCGCGCGCAAATGGCCAACACCGGCGTGGAAGTGCAGCGCCAGGGTGACCAGATCAAGCTGATCATGCCGGGCAACATCACCTTCGCCACCGACTCCGCGAATATCGCGCCAAGCTTCTATTCGCCGCTGAACAACCTGGCCAACTCGTTCAAGCAGTTCAACCAGAACACCATCGAGGTGGTCGGCTTCACCGACAGCACCGGCAGCCGCCAGCACAACATGGACCTGTCCCAGCGTCGCGCGCAGGCGGTCAGCACCTACCTGACCTCGCAGGGTGTGGATGCCTCGCGTATTTCGGTACGTGGCATGGGCCCGGACCAGCCGATCGCCAGCAACGCCGATGCCAATGGCCGTGCGCAGAACCGTCGGGTGGAAGTGAACCTGAAGCCGATTCCGGGTCAGCAGTATGACCAGCAAGGCCAGGTTCAGCAGTATCCCTGA
- the pta gene encoding phosphate acetyltransferase: MQTFFIAPTDFGVGLTSISLGLVRTLERAGLKVGFFKPIAQPHPGDTGPERSTELVARTHGIKPPVPLSLAHVERMLGEGQLDELLEEIIRLYQQACIGNDVVVVEGMVPTRHASYAARVNLHLAKSLDAEVILVSAPENEVLSELSGRVELQAQLFGGPRDPKVLGVILNKVRTDESMAEFSARLREHSPLLRGNDFRLLGCIPYQPELNAPRTRDVAELLGAQVLNAGDYEQRRMSKIIICARTVANTVPLLTSGTLVVTPGDRDDIILAVSLAAINGVPLAGLLLTSDSKPDARILGLCRGALQAGLPILSVSTGSYDTANQLNSLNREIPVDDRERAEFITDFVASHLDAAWLHQRCGTPRELRLSPAVFRYQLIQRAQQANKRIVLPEGAEPLLVQAAAICQARGIARCVLLARPEEVDAVARAQGITLPPGLEVLDPELIRGRYVEPMVELRKSKNLNAPMAEQQLEDPVVIGTMMLALDEVDGLVSGLVHSTANTIRPALQLIKTAPGSSLVSSVFFMLFPEQVLVYGDCVMNPHPSAAELAEIARQSAESAQAFGIAPRVAMISYSSDSASDEEVEKVREATRLAQGAAQELLIDGPLQYDAAANPAIARELAPDSPVAGRATVFVFPDLNTGNTTHKAVQRSTDGVSLGPMLQGLRKPVNDLPRGAQVDDIVHTIALTAIQASVAR, from the coding sequence ATGCAGACATTTTTCATTGCGCCGACCGACTTCGGTGTCGGCCTGACCTCCATCAGCCTGGGCCTGGTGCGCACCCTGGAGCGCGCCGGCCTGAAGGTCGGCTTCTTCAAGCCGATCGCCCAGCCGCACCCGGGCGACACCGGCCCCGAGCGCTCCACCGAACTGGTCGCCCGCACCCACGGCATCAAGCCCCCAGTACCGCTGAGCCTGGCCCACGTCGAACGCATGCTCGGCGAAGGCCAGCTGGACGAACTGCTTGAGGAAATCATCCGCCTGTACCAGCAAGCCTGCATCGGCAACGACGTGGTGGTGGTCGAGGGCATGGTGCCTACCCGCCACGCCAGCTATGCGGCACGGGTCAACCTGCACCTGGCCAAGAGCCTGGATGCCGAGGTGATCCTGGTCTCGGCGCCGGAAAACGAAGTGCTCAGCGAGCTGTCTGGCCGGGTCGAATTGCAGGCGCAGCTGTTCGGTGGCCCGCGCGACCCGAAAGTGCTCGGGGTGATCCTCAACAAAGTGCGCACCGACGAGAGCATGGCGGAATTCTCCGCCCGCCTGCGTGAGCACTCGCCGCTGCTGCGCGGCAATGACTTCCGCCTGCTCGGCTGCATCCCCTACCAGCCGGAACTGAACGCCCCGCGCACCCGCGACGTGGCCGAACTGCTCGGTGCCCAGGTGCTCAACGCTGGCGACTACGAGCAGCGGCGCATGAGCAAGATCATCATCTGCGCACGCACGGTGGCCAACACGGTGCCGCTGCTGACCTCGGGCACCCTGGTGGTCACCCCGGGCGACCGCGACGACATCATCCTCGCCGTCAGCCTCGCGGCGATCAACGGCGTACCGCTGGCCGGCCTGCTGCTGACCAGCGACAGCAAGCCAGACGCGCGCATCCTCGGTCTGTGCCGTGGCGCCCTGCAGGCCGGCCTGCCGATCCTGTCGGTCAGTACCGGCTCGTACGACACCGCCAACCAGCTCAACTCGCTGAACCGTGAAATCCCGGTGGACGACCGCGAGCGCGCCGAATTCATTACCGACTTTGTCGCCAGCCACCTCGACGCCGCCTGGTTGCACCAGCGTTGTGGTACCCCGCGCGAACTGCGCCTGTCGCCGGCGGTGTTCCGCTACCAGTTGATCCAGCGGGCGCAGCAGGCCAACAAGCGCATCGTCCTGCCGGAAGGCGCCGAGCCACTGCTGGTGCAGGCTGCAGCCATCTGCCAGGCCCGTGGCATCGCCCGCTGCGTGCTGCTGGCCAGGCCAGAGGAGGTCGATGCGGTGGCCCGCGCCCAGGGCATCACCCTGCCACCGGGCCTGGAAGTTCTTGACCCGGAACTGATTCGCGGGCGCTACGTGGAGCCGATGGTCGAGCTGCGCAAGAGCAAGAATCTCAATGCGCCGATGGCCGAGCAGCAACTGGAAGACCCGGTGGTGATCGGTACCATGATGCTGGCGCTGGATGAAGTGGATGGCCTGGTATCAGGCCTGGTGCACTCGACCGCCAACACCATCCGCCCGGCCCTGCAGCTGATCAAGACTGCCCCAGGCTCGAGCCTGGTGTCGTCGGTGTTCTTCATGCTGTTCCCCGAGCAGGTGCTGGTGTACGGCGACTGCGTGATGAACCCGCACCCGAGCGCTGCCGAACTGGCCGAAATCGCCCGGCAGAGTGCCGAATCGGCGCAGGCCTTCGGCATCGCACCGCGCGTGGCGATGATCAGTTATTCAAGCGATTCGGCCAGCGATGAAGAAGTCGAGAAAGTGCGCGAAGCGACCCGCCTGGCGCAGGGGGCGGCACAGGAGCTGCTGATCGACGGGCCGTTGCAATATGACGCAGCAGCCAACCCGGCGATTGCCCGTGAACTGGCGCCAGACAGCCCGGTGGCCGGGCGTGCCACGGTGTTCGTGTTCCCCGACCTGAATACCGGCAACACCACGCACAAGGCAGTGCAGCGCAGTACCGACGGGGTCAGCCTGGGGCCCATGCTGCAGGGGCTGCGCAAGCCGGTGAACGACTTGCCGCGTGGGGCCCAGGTAGACGATATCGTGCATACCATCGCCCTGACGGCGATTCAGGCCAGCGTGGCGCGCTAA
- a CDS encoding DUF3565 domain-containing protein: MGQDLLQKNVERTSVTKPSSDCDRAADEQRPISRIIGFHLDEQGHWVAELSCGHTQHLRHQPPWQARPWVLDPARRAQRIGQPFACGWCAQGADSATLGR, translated from the coding sequence ATGGGGCAAGACCTTTTGCAAAAGAATGTAGAGCGCACAAGTGTAACCAAGCCATCGTCCGATTGCGACCGCGCTGCGGATGAGCAGCGGCCCATCAGTCGGATCATCGGCTTTCACCTGGACGAACAAGGCCATTGGGTGGCCGAACTGTCCTGCGGCCATACCCAGCATCTGCGCCACCAGCCGCCGTGGCAGGCGCGCCCGTGGGTGCTGGACCCGGCTCGGCGCGCGCAGCGCATCGGCCAGCCTTTCGCTTGCGGCTGGTGCGCACAGGGGGCCGATAGCGCTACCCTTGGCCGCTAA
- a CDS encoding FKBP-type peptidyl-prolyl cis-trans isomerase: MLIAANKAVSIDYTLTNDAGETIDSSAGGAPLVYLHGAGNIIPGLEKALEGKQAGDELNVSVEPEDAYGEYLAELVSTLNRSLFEGVDELEVGMQFHASAPDGQMQIVTIRDIDGDDITVDGNHPLAGQRLTFQVKVVNVRDASDEEIAHRHIHGEGGHHH; the protein is encoded by the coding sequence ATGCTGATCGCCGCCAACAAGGCTGTCTCCATCGACTATACCCTGACCAACGACGCCGGGGAGACCATCGACAGCTCCGCCGGTGGCGCGCCGCTGGTTTACCTGCACGGTGCCGGCAACATCATCCCGGGCCTGGAAAAAGCCCTGGAAGGCAAGCAGGCCGGTGACGAACTGAACGTTTCCGTCGAGCCGGAAGACGCCTACGGTGAATACCTGGCCGAGCTGGTCAGCACCCTGAACCGCAGCCTGTTCGAAGGCGTCGACGAGCTGGAAGTGGGCATGCAGTTCCACGCTTCGGCGCCGGACGGCCAGATGCAGATCGTCACCATCCGCGACATCGACGGCGACGATATCACTGTCGACGGCAACCACCCGCTGGCCGGCCAGCGCCTGACCTTCCAGGTCAAGGTAGTCAACGTGCGTGACGCCAGCGATGAAGAAATCGCTCACCGTCACATCCACGGTGAAGGTGGCCATCACCACTGA